GCGCTGAACCGCAGGCGACGACAGGGGACGGGGCGCGGTCCGGGGTCGGGCCCGCCGCGGGCCTCCGGCAGCTGCGGGGGCCTTTGGCGGGTGGCCGGGCGCGCCGTGTCCGTCCGCGCTGTGTCCGTCCGTGCCGTGTCCGTCCGCGTGCGCCAGGGGGCCGGGGCTGCGCTGCGGCCGGGCCGCCGTGCCGCGGCCCGGGGAGGCGCCTCAGGCGGCTGCGGCCGTGCCGTTGCGGTCGCCGTCCTCGGGGAGCTTGCAGACACGCTCCAGGAACACGGCGGCCGCGATCACGGCGATGCCGGCCGCGAACGCGAGACCCGCGTAGATCGCCTGGTCACGCCGGGGCGGGATGTCGAGGTACCCGAGCAGGAAGACACAGGTGCCGCCGTACATCCCGGCGACCAGCGAGGCGACGAGCGCGCTCGCCTGGCCGAAGACCACGGCGCGTGCCGCCATCAGGGGCTCGACTCCCTTGGCGCCCGGCCGGCGCTCCCGCTGGGCGCGCAGCCGCGACCGTATCGACAGGGCTGTGGCGAGCAGGACGGCGGCGATCACCGCGAGTACGACGGGCGCGGCGAGGGGGACGCTGGGCAGGGTCCCCAGGGAGTCCCAGAGCCGGGCACCGGCCCAGGACAGCACGCCGGCCCCGGCGAGGAGTCCGGCCAGTGGCCCGAGCCGTAGTTGCTTCACCGCGAGTGCCGCCCTTCGCCGCCGTGCCGTACGGGCGGTGCCGTGCGGCGTCCGCCCGTGTCCTCGGACCCGGGACCGCCCTACGGGTCCCGCGTCGTGACCGGGCCGTGTGCCCGATCCGTGTCCCTGAGCCTAACGACTACTCGGGCAGGCGGAGTTCCAGGTCGGCGCGGGGGGCCACCCCGTCGCCGCCGACCGAGGCCAGCAGGCCGGCCACCGGACCGGAGCCGGGCAGCTGCGCCTCGGGCTCCACGTCGTGCCACGGGGCGAGGACGAAGGCGCGCTCGTGGGCACGGGGGTGGGGGAGGGTGAGCAGCGGGTCGTCGGAGACCACGTCGGCGTACGAGATGATGTCGACGTCGAGGGTGCGGGGGCCCCAGCGCTCCTCGCGGACCCGCTCGAACGCCTCCTCGATGGCCTGGCCGCGCTCCAGCAGGGACGAGGGGGGCAGGGTTGTCCTCACGATGACCACGGCGTTGAAGTACGACGGCTGGGAGCCCGGGTCGACGCCCCAGGGCTCGGTCTCGTAGACCGGGGAGACTGCCTTGACCCGCAGCCCGGGGGTGTCCTCCAGGGCGTCGACGGCCCCCTGGAGGGTCTCCAGCCGGTTGCCGAGGTTGGAGCCGAGGGCGAGCACCGCGCGTTTCGGGTTGGAGAGGGTGACGTCGGCCGCGTCGACCTGCTCGACGACGGCCGCGGGAACCGGCTGGACGGTCGGGTCGCTCTGCCCTCCGGTGGAAAAAGCTGTCATGCTCGGCTCCGGGTGATGGTGATGGTCACGTCGTCGAAGGGGACGGTGATCGGGGCGTCCGGCTTGTGGACGACCACCTCGACCTCCTCCACCCCCTCGTGCTCGAGGCACCGCTGCGCGATGCGTTCGGCGAGGGTCTCGATCAGATCGACCGGCTCGCCCTGGACGACGGCCACGACCTCTTCCGCGACCACGCCGTAGTGCACGGTCTTGGTGAGGTCGTCGGCGGCTGCCGCGGGGCGGGTGTCGAGGCCGAGCACCAGGTCCACGATGAAGGTCTGGCCTTCTTCCCGTTCCTTGGGGAAGACACCGTGGTGCCCACGGGCCTTGAGGCCGCGCAGCGCGACACGATCCACGCGAATCACTCCTGCTGTCGTCGTCTCCGGCGGCACCTGTCCGTGTGCGGGCGAGGGGGTGCCGTCTTCCGAATCTACCCGCGGGCACCGACAGGGCCCGCGCGCGGGTGGGCGCGGGAAGCCGGGGTCACGGGCCGGTAGCCGCGTATACCCTCAGATGCGGGAGTCCAATCCCGCCGGGCGGGACGACCGCTCAGGACGTGGGCTCTTCGTCCTCTTCCTCCCCGGTTTCGGTCAGTACCGGTGACCCGTGGTGCGACCAGAGCTTCCAGCCCTCCGGTGTGTTCCGGAACACATTGGTGGCGACGACGAGCTGGCCGACGAGGGGGCCGAGCGCGTCGCCCTCCTGGGCCGGACCGCCGCTCAGGATGTTCTCGGTGCAGGTCACCAGGGCGGTGTCCCCGGTCATGGCGACCTGGACGTCGGTCAGGAAGAACTGGATGTACTCCGTGTTCGCCATGATCAGCGCATAGCTGCGGAGCACCTCACCGCGCCCGGACAGCACCGGCCAGCCCGGGTGCACACAGGAGACCGTGAGGTCCTCGCCCGGCAGCCACAGCGCCGAGAGCGCGTCGAGGTCGCCGCGCTCCAGCGCCTCGTAGAAGGCGGTGTTGGCCTCCTCGACGGCCCGGATGTCGGCGGCCGCCGCCTCGTGGTCGTCGCGCGGGGAGCTCATGCGGCGCCCTCGACGGCGCGGGAGACCCGTACGGCGTCCGCGGTCGCGCGGACCGAGTGGACGCGGACCGCCCAGGCCCCCGCGTGCGCGGAGAGGGCGGAGACCGCCGCCGTCGCCGCGTCCCGCTCCCGGGCCGGCGGCGGGGTCCCGTCCGGGCCGGCCAGGACCTGGCCGAGGAAGCGCTTGCGGGAGGCGGCCACGAGCAGCGGGCGGCCCAGTTCGCGCAGCCGGTCCAGCCGGGCCACGAGGGCCAGGTCGTGGGCGGCGTTCTTGGCGAAGCCCAGGCCCGGGTCGATCACGACGCTCTCCGGGGCGATCCCGCCGCCGACCACGGCGTCCATACGGTCGCGGAGCTCCGTGAGGACCTCGGCGACGACGTCCCCGTACACCGCCCGGCTGTTCATCGACTCGCTGAACCCACGCCAGTGCATGACGACGAAGGGCACCGAGGCAGCGGCGGCGACCGGGATCATGTCGGGGTCGGCGAGACCGCCGCTGACGTCGTTCAGCAGGGACGCCCCGGCGGTGACCGCCTGCTCGGCGACCCGGGCCCGCATGGTGTCCACCGAGACGGTGACGCCCTCGGACACCAGGCCCCGCACGACGGGGACCACCCGGCGCAGCTCCTCCGCCTCGTCGACCCGGGTGGCGCCGGGACGGGTCGACTCGCCGCCGACGTCGACCAGGTTCGCGCCTTCGGCCACCAGTTCGAGGCCGTGCTTGATGGCGGCCGTGGTGTCGAACCAGCGGCCGCCGTCGGAGAAGGAGTCCGGGGTCACGTTGACGACCCCCATGACCGCGCAGCGATCCCACTCCGGCAGTCCCCGGACCGTGCCCCGTCCTTGCGATGTACTCATGTCACCAGCCTAAGAGCTCCGGACGGAAGGGGGCTCCGCGCCGGCTCGCGGGGCCCGGGGCCCGCCCCACGGGCGGCGGGGCCCGGTCAGGGGGCGGAGACCGTGGCGACGGACTCCACCGCGACACCGGCACGCGGGACGGCCCGCGCGTCCGCGCCGATCGAGCGGCGCAGCGCCTCGTGGAGGCGGGCCGGGGTGAGGACGCCGAGGAGACGGCCGGTGCCCTCCGGGCCGGTCACCGCGACCCAGCCGGCGTCGTGCCCCAGCATCGCGGCCAGCGCCTGCTTGAGGGGCGCGCCGAGGGGCAGCGACGCCTCCATGCGCCGGGCGCGTTCACGTACCGTGCCACCGGTGCCGCCCGGCGCGGTGTCGTCCGCCGTGATCCAGCCGTGCGGCCGGCCCCCGGCGTCCAGTACGACCGCCCAGCGGGCGCCCTCGGCGCGCAGCCGCGCGGCCGCCTTCGGCAGCGGGTCGTCGAGGCGGACGGCCGGGGGGTGGTCCAGGTCGCTCTCCTCGACCGGGGTGACCGATAGCCGCTTCAGCCCCCGGTCCGCCCCCACGAAGCCGGCGACGTACGGGGTGGCGGGCGCGCCGAGCACGGTGGCCGGCGGGTCGAGCTGCTCGATGCGGCCCTGCCCGTACACGGCGATCCGGTCACCGAGGCGGACGGCCTCCTCCAGATCGTGCGTCACGAACAGGACCGTCTTGCGGACCTGCTCCTGGAGGGAGAGGAACTCGTTCTGCAGCCTCTCCCGTACGACGGGGTCGACCGCGCCGAAGGGCTCGTCCATCAGCAGCACCGGGGGATCGGCCGCCAGCGCCCGTGCCACGCCGACCCGCTGGCGCTGTCCGCCGGAGAGCTGCCCGGGATAGCGGTCGCCGTAAACGGAAGGATCGAGTCCGACGAGGTCGAGGAGTTCCGCCGCGCGTTCACGTCCCTTTCCCCGCTTCCAGCCCAGGAGCCGGGGGACGGTGGCGGTGTTCTCCAGGACGGTGCGGTGCGGAAAGAGGCCGACCTGCTGGATCACATAACCGATACGGCGGCGGAGCCGCACCGGATCGATGGTGGATATGTCGTCCCCGTCGAGGAATATCCGTCCCTCGGTCGGTTCGGTCAGCCGGTTCACCATCTTCATGGTGGTGGTCTTCCCGCACCCGGAAGGCCCGACGAGCGTGACGAGTTCGCCTTCGGCGACCTCGAAGGAAAGGCCGTCGACGGCGGTGGTGCCGTCCTCGTACCGCTTGGTGACCTGCTCGAAACGGATCATGGTTCCCCAGGGTGAAGTGGGTTCTGTGAAGGACATGTTGCCGGAATGCCGCAAGCCTCTGCGATTGTCGGTGGCCGGGGATAGGGTCGCCCGTGACCGGGTACCGGCGGTGGGAGAGGGAACGGGGGGAGCGGATGGCCGGGCAGGGCTGCCTGGTGGCGAACGACTGGATCTGCGGAGAGTATCTGCGCTCGCGCGGGCAGGAGTTGACCGACGCCACCCTCCAGCACGTGGGCATCACCGCGGTCTCGGTGCTGACCGGACTTCTGGTGGCATTCCCGCTGGCGCTGCTCGCCCGCCGCGGCCGGTATTTCGCCGGCCCGGTGCTGGGACTGACCACCGTGCTCTACACCGTGCCCTCGCTGGCGATGTTCTCGCTGCTGCTGCCGCTTTTCGGACTCTCGACGGCACTGGTCGTCACCGGCCTCGTCCTCTATTCGCTGACCGTTCTCGTGCGGAACATACTGGCCGGACTCGAAGCGGTGCCCCCGGAGACCAGAGAGGCCGCGAAGGGCATGGGATACGGCCCCGTACGGCTGCTCTGGGAAGTGGAACTCCCCCTCGCTCTCCCCGCGCTGACGGCCGGGGTGCGTATCGCCACGGTCTCGACCGTCGCCCTGACCACGGTGGGCTCGCTGGTCGGCAGAGGCGGGCTGGGCAACCTCATCGAGGACGCGCTGCCGAGCTTCTTCAAGGCGCAGGTGCTGACCGCGTCGGTGCTCTGCGTGCTGCTCGCGGTCGCCGCCGACCTGCTCCTGCTCGGCGTCCAGCGCCTGCTGACGCCCTGGACCCGGATACCCGGCCGGGCCGCGGCCGCCGCGAAGGCGGTCTGATCCGTGGGAGTGGTCCAGGAGGCCTTCGACTGGCTCACCACCGGCGCCAACTGGTCGGGGGAGGACGGTGCCGCGCACCGGCTCGGCGAGCACCTGTACGTCAGCGGGGCCGCCCTCGTGGTGGCCGCGGCCATCGCCCTCCCGGCCGCCCTGTACCTCGGGCACATCGGCAGGGGAGGCGCGCTCGCGGTCAACCTGACCAACGTGGGGCGGGCGGTGCCGGTCTTCGCGGTGCTGGCGCTCTTCATGATGACGCCGCTGCGCGACTCCGGCTTCCTGCCCACGGTCATCGCCCTGGTGCTGTTCGCCGTGCCGCCCCTGCTGACCAACGCCTACGTCGGGATGCGGGAGGTCGACCGGGCGGTGGTCGAGGCGGCCCGGGGCATGGGGATGTCCGGCGCCCAGCTCTTCGTACGCGTCGAACTGCCGCTGGCCTACCCGATGATCATGACCGGGCTGCGGTCCGCCGCGGTCCAGGTGGTGGCCACCGCGACGATCGCGGCCATGGTGGGCCTGGGCGGGCTCGGCCGGATCATCACCGCCGGCTTCAACACCTACGACACGGCACAGGTCTTCGCCGGAGCGGTGCTCGTCGCGTCGCTGGCCCTGGCGGTCGAGGGCGCCCTCGTCGGCCTGGACCGGCTGCTGTCCCCCGCGCGCCGGCGCAAGGCCGTCTGAAAACGGTCCCCGGACCGTACACACCCCTTTCCCCTCGCGGACGGAGAACAACATGAGCAGGACCTCGCGCACGGCCGGAGCCCTCGTCTCGGCGGCCGTACTGGCCGGGGCGCTCGCGGCCTGCGGTGGCGACAGCCTGGAGGAGAAGAACGGGACCGGCTCCGCCCCGGACGGGGACGGGAAGAAGGAGACACTCGTCGTGGGCGCCGCCGCGTTCACCGAGTCCAAGGTGCTCGCCGAGCTGTACGCGCGGATACTCGCCGACGCCGGGTACAGCACCTCCGTCACCACGGTGAAGAACCGTGAACTCTACGAACCCGCCCTGGAGAAGGGCGAGATCGACATCGTCCCGGAATACGCCGCGACCCTCGCGGAATTCCTGAACGCCAAGGTCAACGGCGCCGGCGCCGCCACAAAGAAGCCCGTCGCCTCCGGGGACACGGCGGCGACCGTGGCCGCTCTGGAGAAGCTCGCCGGGCCGCTCGGCCTGAAGGTTCTCCCCGCGGGCGGGGCGGTCGACCAGAACGCCTTCGCGGTGTCGAGGGAATTCGCCGAGAAGAACAGCCTCAGGACCCTTTCCGATCTCGGCCGTTCGAAGATCAAGGTCAAGATCGCGGCGGGGGACGAGTGCGAGATACGCCCGTTCTGCGCGCCCGGCCTGAAGAAGACCTACGGTATCGACGTCACCGGCGTCGACCCCAAGGGCGTCGGCACACCGCAGTCCAAGCAGGCCGTCGAGGACGGCAAGGTCCAACTGGTCCTCACCACCACCACGGACGCGGTACTGGACCCCTACGGACTGGTCTTCCTGGAGGACGACAAGAAGCTGCAGAACGCCGACAACGTGCTGCCGGTGGTCAATGCGAAGGACGCGGGCGCACCGGAGATCGCCGCGGCACTCGGGAAGCTCACCGGCGTACTCACCACCGAGGACCTCGCGGAACTGAACCGCAAGGTCGACGCGGAGCGCGCCAAACCGGCGGACGCGGCCCAGGAGTACCTGCTCTCGAAGGGACTGGTCGAGAAGTAGGAAATGGGCGCGGCGGGCACGCACGGAAGAGGCCGTGAGGTAACCGGCGGGGAACAGATTGCCGAGCGGCCTCCCGGGCGGCCCGCACGCACGGTAAATTTCGAGACATGCCACGAGGACGCCACCGCCATTCGCCACCCCTGCACAGAATCCTGCCGCCTTCCGTGGTGGCCGGTGTTCCGGTCGTCTGCGCGGCAGCGGCCTGGCTGACGGTGGAACCCCTGGTCCTGCGCGCCCTGGTGGCCGCCACGGCGGCGGCGGCCGTCACGGGCGCCTGGCTGATGCGCGGCTGGGACCGGGCGGCGGGGCTCCGGGTGGCCGAACTGACCCGGGCCAGGGCCAGCGACGAGTGGAAGGCCGAGGAGCGGATAGCCGAGCTCGAGTCCGGCCTCGAGGAAGCACGCGAACTGCGTACCCGGCTGGAGGCCAAGCTGCGCCGCAAGCGGGTGGAACTCGCCGGGCTGCGCGGCGAACACGCCGCCCTGCTGCGCCGCTACGCCAACGCGGAGACCGAGCGGGCCAGCGCCCTGGAGGGCCGCAGGCAGCTCGCCGTCGAGGCGTCCGCGCCCCGCGAACTCCCCGCGGCCCCCTCCACCCCCACGCCCGCCGCGTATCTGCGTGCCGCGCAGGCGCTGGAGGACCTCACCCGTAACGCCGCGCTCCAGGAGGCGCGCCGCACCGCCGAACTCGCCCGGCGGCGCGATCTGGCCGAGCGGTCCGCGGAACGCGACACGGAGGGCGACGGCCCGAAGGGGAAGCACGCGGCGGCCGCCGAGGGGGGAGCCGCCCCGCACCGCCGGCCGCCGGCCGCCCTGCCCGCGCCCCGGCCGGGGGACGCCTCCGTGCCGGCGGCCCGTGCGGTGCCCGTGGCGTCGGCCGTGGTGCCCTACGCGGCCCGCCGCCATCTCGTACCGCAGGGCAGCTTCGACTTCTTCGGTACGCAGAAGGCGGAGGAGGCGATCGAGTCCGTGCAGGACGAGGACCTCGCGGACGTGGTGGGCGAGGAGGCGCTGGCCGCGCACCGCACCGGCGCGGCCGGGGACCGTGCCGTCGGCAAGGTCATCGATCTGACCGCGCACGACGAGACCGAGCAGCTGGACCTCGGCTCCCTGCGCAGCGCGGTCTCCTCGTAACCACCGGAGCACTTCCCACGGCCCCGCCCGCCCCTGCCGGCGGGCGGGGCCGTCACTTGTCGATGTCGCCGACGACGAAGAAGAGCGACCCCAGGATCGCGACCATGTCGGCGACCAGCGTGCCCGGCAACAGCTCGGCGAGCGCCTGGATGTTGTTGTACGAGGCCGAGCGGAGCTTCAGCCGGTACGGCGTCTTCTCACCGGTGGACACCAGGTAGTAGCCGTTGATCCCGAGCGGGTTCTCGGTCCACGCGTAGGTGTGGCCCTCCGGGGCCTTCAGCACCTTGGGCAGCCGCTGGTTGACCGGGCCGGGCGCCAGGTCCGCCATCCGGTCCAGACAGGCGTCGGCCAGGTCCAGCGCGTTGTGCGTCTGTTCCAGCAGGCACTCGAAGCGGGCGAGGCAGTCGCCCTCGGTCCGGGTGACGACCTTCAGGGTGTCCCGCAGCTCGCCGTAGGCCAGGTACGGCTCGTCGCGCCGCAGGTCGAAGTCGACGCCCGAGGCACGGGCGATCGGGCCGGACACCCCGTAGGCGTGCACCGCCCCGGCGGAGAGCACGCCCACGCCCCGGGTGCGCCCCCGGAAGATCTCGTTGCCGAGGACCAGGTCGTCGTACACGTCCATCCGGGAGCGCACCGAGGCGACGGCGTCCCTGGCCCGGCCCGTCCAGCCCGCAGGCAGGTCCTCCTTGAGGCCCCCGACCCGGTTGAACATGTAGTGCATCCGGCCGCCGGACACCTCCTCCATCACCGCCTGGAGCTCCTCGCGCTCCCGGAAGGCGTGGAACATCGGGGTGATGCCGCCGAGTTCGAGGGGGTAGGAGCCGAGGAACATCAGATGGTTGAGCACCCGGTTCAGCTCGGCCAGCAGCGTCCGGGTCCAGACCGCGCGTTCGGGGACCTCCATGCCGAGCATCCGCTCGACCGCGATGACGACCCCGAGTTCGTTGGAGAACGCCGAGAGCCAGTCGTGGCGGTTGGCGAGCATGATGATCTGCCGGTAGTCGCGGGCCTCGAAGAGCTTCTCCGCACCGCGGTGCATGTAGCCGATGACGGGTTCGGCCCGCTCGACGCGTTCCCCGTCGAGTACGAGCCGGAGCCGGAGCACACCGTGCGTGGAGGGGTGCTGGGGACCGATGTTGAGCACCATGTCGGTGCTCTCTGCCGCGCCGCCGATGCCGACCGTCGTCTCCGTCATGCCGGACAGTATCCCCCCTGGGCGTCAGGCGGTGCCCGGCGGATCGAGGCCGGTCAGGGAGCCGGCCGGATCCGCTGCCGCAGCCAGCCGAAGTCGCCCAGGCCGCCGCGGGCGGTGAGTTCGGCCGCCTCGCCCGCCGAGGCCAGCGCCCGGACGTAACCCGCCGGGTCGGCCGACGCCCGGGCGAGCGGCGGCCGCTCCCCGCTGACGCCCAGCTCCCGCAGGGCGGTGCGCTGGTCCAGCAGTTCGGCGCCGTCACCGGTCCCCGCGGTGGCGGCGGCGCAGGCGTCCAGGGCGACGTGGGCCGTCACGTCGCAGCTGCCGTCCGGCACCGGGGGCACCTCGCGCCCCGCCCGGAACCCGGTGAGCGTCCCGAACGGCGGACGCGCCCCGCGTACGTGGGCGTAGTCCACCGCCACGGCCAGCCCGCCGGCCACCGCTTCGACGGCACGGGCCCAGGCCTCGTCGCGCGGGCGGCCGATCTCCGCGCGCTCGCCGGGCCGGGCGGGCGGCCACCACCGTTCCAGCCACTCGGCGTCCGCGCCCGTCACCGGGTCGCCCAGCCGCTCGGCCCCGTCCGACCGGCGGACCAGGACGTAGCGGGGCACCCCGTCCCCGTCGGCCTCGGCGACGTCGAGGGGGACGTTGTCCAGCCACTCGTTCGCGAACAGCAGTCCGTGCACCCGGGGCGGGAGCGCGCGGGACCACTCGATGTCCGGGTCGAGCGCCGGTGGCCGCGGGGCGAGTTCCACGGCGTACGCCCGCACCGACGGCGCGTCCGGAACGGCCCGCAGCGCCGCCAGCACACCGGTCAGCAGTTCGCCCCGGCCCGCCCCCACGTCCACCAGGTCGACGGTGTCCGTACCCAGTTCGAGGGCCGTCCGCGTCAGCAGCCGGGCGACGGCCGAGGCGAACAGCCCGGACGCGTGCACCGAGGTGCGGAAGTGGCCCGCGGGGCCTTCCGGACGCCGGTAGAACCCGTCTTCCCCGTACAAAGCGGTCCGAGTCGCTTCCCGCCAGCCGCACCAGTCATCCGTCACATGGGCAAGTCTCCACCTTGGGGAGTACGGTCCCAGGACCCGGATCGGCCCTTCGGCTGACCCGGCCACCGTCCGGCCCTCCCTACGCTGGGTAATGTGCAGCGCTTCTACGACTTCATCCGCAGACACCCGACGGGCGTCGACACCTTCTGGGCTGTCGTCCTCCTCGGGCTCTCCGGCATGTCCGTCGTGGGCGGGTCCGGCGACGGCCCGGAGCGGGTCGCCGCCGTGCCCGTCGCCCTCGGTCTCTGCGCCGTGGTCGCGCTGCGCCGGCGGGCACCGGAGAAGATGCTGCTGCTCGCGATCGGGACGGGTCTCGCCCAGCTGGTGCTCGGAGTGCGGCCGGACGTGGCGGACTTCGCCCTGCTGGTGATCACCTACACGGTCGCCGCGGTGGGGGAGCGCTGGGCCTCCCGGCTGGCCCTCGGGTGCAGTCTGGCCGCGGCGGGCGTCTCGCAGCTGCGCTGGCCGCCCGAGACACA
This DNA window, taken from Streptomyces nitrosporeus, encodes the following:
- a CDS encoding ABC transporter ATP-binding protein, giving the protein MIRFEQVTKRYEDGTTAVDGLSFEVAEGELVTLVGPSGCGKTTTMKMVNRLTEPTEGRIFLDGDDISTIDPVRLRRRIGYVIQQVGLFPHRTVLENTATVPRLLGWKRGKGRERAAELLDLVGLDPSVYGDRYPGQLSGGQRQRVGVARALAADPPVLLMDEPFGAVDPVVRERLQNEFLSLQEQVRKTVLFVTHDLEEAVRLGDRIAVYGQGRIEQLDPPATVLGAPATPYVAGFVGADRGLKRLSVTPVEESDLDHPPAVRLDDPLPKAAARLRAEGARWAVVLDAGGRPHGWITADDTAPGGTGGTVRERARRMEASLPLGAPLKQALAAMLGHDAGWVAVTGPEGTGRLLGVLTPARLHEALRRSIGADARAVPRAGVAVESVATVSAP
- the folB gene encoding dihydroneopterin aldolase is translated as MDRVALRGLKARGHHGVFPKEREEGQTFIVDLVLGLDTRPAAAADDLTKTVHYGVVAEEVVAVVQGEPVDLIETLAERIAQRCLEHEGVEEVEVVVHKPDAPITVPFDDVTITITRSRA
- a CDS encoding ABC transporter permease; this translates as MGVVQEAFDWLTTGANWSGEDGAAHRLGEHLYVSGAALVVAAAIALPAALYLGHIGRGGALAVNLTNVGRAVPVFAVLALFMMTPLRDSGFLPTVIALVLFAVPPLLTNAYVGMREVDRAVVEAARGMGMSGAQLFVRVELPLAYPMIMTGLRSAAVQVVATATIAAMVGLGGLGRIITAGFNTYDTAQVFAGAVLVASLALAVEGALVGLDRLLSPARRRKAV
- a CDS encoding ABC transporter substrate-binding protein; protein product: MSRTSRTAGALVSAAVLAGALAACGGDSLEEKNGTGSAPDGDGKKETLVVGAAAFTESKVLAELYARILADAGYSTSVTTVKNRELYEPALEKGEIDIVPEYAATLAEFLNAKVNGAGAATKKPVASGDTAATVAALEKLAGPLGLKVLPAGGAVDQNAFAVSREFAEKNSLRTLSDLGRSKIKVKIAAGDECEIRPFCAPGLKKTYGIDVTGVDPKGVGTPQSKQAVEDGKVQLVLTTTTDAVLDPYGLVFLEDDKKLQNADNVLPVVNAKDAGAPEIAAALGKLTGVLTTEDLAELNRKVDAERAKPADAAQEYLLSKGLVEK
- a CDS encoding SAM-dependent methyltransferase encodes the protein MTDDWCGWREATRTALYGEDGFYRRPEGPAGHFRTSVHASGLFASAVARLLTRTALELGTDTVDLVDVGAGRGELLTGVLAALRAVPDAPSVRAYAVELAPRPPALDPDIEWSRALPPRVHGLLFANEWLDNVPLDVAEADGDGVPRYVLVRRSDGAERLGDPVTGADAEWLERWWPPARPGERAEIGRPRDEAWARAVEAVAGGLAVAVDYAHVRGARPPFGTLTGFRAGREVPPVPDGSCDVTAHVALDACAAATAGTGDGAELLDQRTALRELGVSGERPPLARASADPAGYVRALASAGEAAELTARGGLGDFGWLRQRIRPAP
- a CDS encoding ABC transporter permease encodes the protein MAGQGCLVANDWICGEYLRSRGQELTDATLQHVGITAVSVLTGLLVAFPLALLARRGRYFAGPVLGLTTVLYTVPSLAMFSLLLPLFGLSTALVVTGLVLYSLTVLVRNILAGLEAVPPETREAAKGMGYGPVRLLWEVELPLALPALTAGVRIATVSTVALTTVGSLVGRGGLGNLIEDALPSFFKAQVLTASVLCVLLAVAADLLLLGVQRLLTPWTRIPGRAAAAAKAV
- a CDS encoding DUF3180 domain-containing protein, with amino-acid sequence MKQLRLGPLAGLLAGAGVLSWAGARLWDSLGTLPSVPLAAPVVLAVIAAVLLATALSIRSRLRAQRERRPGAKGVEPLMAARAVVFGQASALVASLVAGMYGGTCVFLLGYLDIPPRRDQAIYAGLAFAAGIAVIAAAVFLERVCKLPEDGDRNGTAAAA
- a CDS encoding NADH-quinone oxidoreductase subunit D, which codes for MTETTVGIGGAAESTDMVLNIGPQHPSTHGVLRLRLVLDGERVERAEPVIGYMHRGAEKLFEARDYRQIIMLANRHDWLSAFSNELGVVIAVERMLGMEVPERAVWTRTLLAELNRVLNHLMFLGSYPLELGGITPMFHAFREREELQAVMEEVSGGRMHYMFNRVGGLKEDLPAGWTGRARDAVASVRSRMDVYDDLVLGNEIFRGRTRGVGVLSAGAVHAYGVSGPIARASGVDFDLRRDEPYLAYGELRDTLKVVTRTEGDCLARFECLLEQTHNALDLADACLDRMADLAPGPVNQRLPKVLKAPEGHTYAWTENPLGINGYYLVSTGEKTPYRLKLRSASYNNIQALAELLPGTLVADMVAILGSLFFVVGDIDK
- the folP gene encoding dihydropteroate synthase; the protein is MSTSQGRGTVRGLPEWDRCAVMGVVNVTPDSFSDGGRWFDTTAAIKHGLELVAEGANLVDVGGESTRPGATRVDEAEELRRVVPVVRGLVSEGVTVSVDTMRARVAEQAVTAGASLLNDVSGGLADPDMIPVAAAASVPFVVMHWRGFSESMNSRAVYGDVVAEVLTELRDRMDAVVGGGIAPESVVIDPGLGFAKNAAHDLALVARLDRLRELGRPLLVAASRKRFLGQVLAGPDGTPPPARERDAATAAVSALSAHAGAWAVRVHSVRATADAVRVSRAVEGAA
- a CDS encoding nuclear transport factor 2 family protein → MSSPRDDHEAAAADIRAVEEANTAFYEALERGDLDALSALWLPGEDLTVSCVHPGWPVLSGRGEVLRSYALIMANTEYIQFFLTDVQVAMTGDTALVTCTENILSGGPAQEGDALGPLVGQLVVATNVFRNTPEGWKLWSHHGSPVLTETGEEEDEEPTS
- the folK gene encoding 2-amino-4-hydroxy-6-hydroxymethyldihydropteridine diphosphokinase translates to MTAFSTGGQSDPTVQPVPAAVVEQVDAADVTLSNPKRAVLALGSNLGNRLETLQGAVDALEDTPGLRVKAVSPVYETEPWGVDPGSQPSYFNAVVIVRTTLPPSSLLERGQAIEEAFERVREERWGPRTLDVDIISYADVVSDDPLLTLPHPRAHERAFVLAPWHDVEPEAQLPGSGPVAGLLASVGGDGVAPRADLELRLPE